A single Xenopus laevis strain J_2021 chromosome 3S, Xenopus_laevis_v10.1, whole genome shotgun sequence DNA region contains:
- the dld.S gene encoding dihydrolipoamide dehydrogenase S homeolog (The RefSeq protein has 2 substitutions compared to this genomic sequence) has translation MYSWSRVYCALSQKNNFSKIPHGLQRISFAAWRNYSEKAIEADVTVVGSGPGGYVAAIKAAQLGFQTVCVEKNDTLGGTCLNVGCIPSKALLNNSHLYHLAHGKDFASRGIEVTGIHLNLEKMMEQKSGAVKSLTSGIAHLFKQNKVVHVQGFGKITGKNQVTATKADGSTQVVNTKNILIATGSEVAPFPGIPIDEETIVSSTGALSLKQVPEKMVVIGAGVIGVELGSVWQRLGADVTAVEFLGHVGGVGIDMEISKNFHRILQKQGLKFKLSTKVTGASKRPDGKIDVSIEAAAGGKEEVITCDVLLVCIGRRPFTENLGLQELGIELDNRGRIPINSRFQTKIPNIYAIGDVVAGPMLAHKAEDEGIICVEGMAGGAVHIDYNCVPSVIYTHPEVAWVGKSEEQLKEEGTEYKVGKFPFAANSRAKTNADTDGLVKILSHKTTDRMLGAHILGASAGEMINEAALAMEYGASCEDVARVCHAHPTVSEAFREANLAASFGKAINF, from the exons ATGTACAGCTGGAGTCGCGTGTACTGCGCATTGAGCCAG AAGAATAACTTTAGCAGAATACCCCATGGCTTGCAAAGAATAAGTTTTGCAGCTTGGAGAAACTATTCAGAGAAAGCAA TTGAAGCAGATGTTACGGTCGTTGGTTCTGGTCCAGGAGGCTATGTTGCTGCCATTAAAGCTGCACAGCTGGGTTTCCAG ACAGTATGTGTGGAGAAGAATGATACCCTTGGTGGAACTTGTCTGAATGTTGGCTGTATTCCTTCTAAG gCTTTGCTAAACAACTCTCATCTCTATCATTTAGCTCATGGAAAAGATTTTGCGAGCAGAGGAATTGAAG TTACTGGTATCCATTTAAACTTGGAAAAGATGATGGAGCAGAAAAGTGGTGCTGTAAAGTCTCTCACAAGTGGAATTGCTCACTTATTTAAGCAGAACAAG GTAGTACACGTTCAAGGATTTGGAAAGATTACAGGCAAAAATCAAGTAACTGCGACAAAGGCAGATGGCAGTACCCAAGTTGTCAACACTAAGAACATTCTTATTGCAACAGGCTCAGAGGTTGCTCCGTTTCCAGGAATTCCG ATTGATGAAGAAACAATTGTATCTTCTACTGGAGCATTGTCTCTTAAGCAAGTGCCTGAGAAAATGGTGGTTATTGGTGCTGGTGTCATTGGTGTTGAATTG GGCTCTGTATGGCAGCGGCTGGGAGCAGATGTTACAGCAGTTGAGTTTTTGGGTCATGTTGGTGGAGTGGGCATTGACATGGAGATCTCCAAAAATTTCCACCGTATCCTTCAAAAACAGGGACTGAAGTTTAAATTAAGCACAAAAGTCACTGGTGCAAGCAAGAGACCAGATGGGAAGATTGATGTTTC TATAGAAGCAGCAGCTGGCGGAAAAGAAGAAGTTATTACTTGTGATGTACTGCTTGTGTGTATTGGTCGACGTCCATTCGCAGAAAACCTTGGGTTGCAAGAATTAGGAATTGAACTAGACAACAGAGGAAGGATTCCAATTAATAGTCGTTTTCAAACAAAAATACCAAA TATTTATGCAATTGGTGATGTAGTGGCTGGACCAATGTTGGCTCATAAAGCAGAAGATGAAGGCATTATCTGCGTTGAGGGAATGGCAGGAGGAGCAGTTCACATTGACTACAACTGTGTTCCCTCAGTGATCTACACACACCCTGAAGTTGCTTGGGTTGGAAAGTCTGAGGAACAGTTAAAGGAAGAG GGTACAGAGTACAAAGTAGGAAAGTTTCCATTTGCTGCAAATAGCCGAGCTAAGACCAATGCTGACACTGATGGCTTGGTGAAGATTCTGAGCCATAAAACTACAGACAGAATGCTTGGAGCCCATATTCTTGGAGCA AGTGCTGGGGAGATGATTAATGAAGCCGCTCTTGCCATGGAGTATGGAGCTTCTTGTGAAGATGTTGCTAGAGTGTGCCATGCCCATCCG ACTGTATCAGAAGCCTTCAGGGAAGCTAACCTTGCTGCATCATTTGGCAAAGCTATTAATTTTTAA